Proteins from a genomic interval of Nasonia vitripennis strain AsymCx chromosome 3, Nvit_psr_1.1, whole genome shotgun sequence:
- the LOC100115046 gene encoding acyl-CoA Delta(11) desaturase encodes MYSSTVTQFEEAPKKKVEEDSEPSSLPVKEEGEQPWIWRNIIGIAILHVLAVYSFATRYHEAKLGTWIFSPIWGITAGLGITAGAHRLWAHRSYSAKTPLRIFLAILYCMAGMTHFHKWIRDHRTHHKFTETAADPHDANRGFFFSHVGWLMMKRHPAVKKYGSKVDMSDIEADPVIQFFDKYYEPIMLSLTFVIPTLIPVYCWGESWYCAIHSVIIRYVWLLNATFLVNSFAHMWGNRPYNRNVKPTENATVSFFTLGEGWHNYHHSFPWDYKAAELPGYGLNASTGFIQAMAWLGLAYDLKTPSKELIEKVSVNKGDGTASKWGNDHHRRQREQQKKVKTR; translated from the exons ATGTACAGCTCGACGGTAACGCAATTCGAGGAAGCTCCGAAGAAGAAGGTCGAGGAAGACTCGGAACCATCTTCTTTGCCGGTCAAAGAGGAGGGTGAGCAACCTTGGATCTGGAGGAACATAATCGGCATCGCGATCCTCCACGTCCTCGCCGTCTACTCATTCGCCACCAGGTATCACGAAGCCAAGCTGGGCACCTGGATATTCA GTCCAATTTGGGGGATAACAGCGGGTCTGGGTATCACCGCGGGAGCTCATCGCTTGTGGGCCCATCGAAGCTACTCGGCCAAAACGCCTCTGAGGATATTCCTGGCTATCCTGTACTGCATGGCTGGAATG ACGCACTTCCACAAATGGATCCGGGATCACAGGACCCATCACAAGTTCACGGAGACCGCGGCCGACCCGCACGACGCCAACcgcggcttcttcttctcgcaCGTGGGCTGGCTGATGATGAAACGTCATCCGGCCGTTAAGAAGTACGGCAGTAAGGTGGACATGAGCGACATCGAGGCCGACCCCGTTATCCAGTTCTTCGACAA GTACTACGAGCCGATCATGCTGTCCCTCACCTTCGTCATCCCGACGCTTATACCGGTCTACTGCTGGGGCGAGAGCTGGTACTGCGCCATCCACTCGGTCATCATACGCTACGTATGGCTGCTCAACGCGACCTTCCTCGTCAACAGCTTTGCCCACATGTGGGGCAACCGGCCCTACAACAg AAACGTCAAGCCGACGGAGAACGCGACGGTGTCGTTCTTCACCCTCGGCGAGGGCTGGCACAACTACCACCACTCGTTCCCCTGGGACTACAAAGCAGCCGAGCTTCCGGGCTACGGTCTCAACGCGAGTACGGGCTTCATCCAGGCGATGGCTTGGTTGGGACTGGCCTACGATCTCAAGACGCCCAGCAAAGAGCTCATCGAGAAGGTCAGCGTGAACAAGGGCGACGGTACCGCCAGCAAGTGGGGCAACGATCACCACAGACGACAGCGAGAACAGCAGAAGAAGGTCAAGACTCGTTGA
- the LOC100115076 gene encoding acyl-CoA Delta(11) desaturase, which yields MYSSTVTEYENPPDKKITDSDEPTAEIEAQEAEQPIIWFNVFGIAALHLIATHSVLFKWREPQLYTWIFNVAWIFASGVGVTAGAHRLWAHRSYSANLPLRILLATLFCMIGQTHMHKWIRDHRTHHKFTETKADPHDSRRGFFFSHVGWLMMKRHPAVIEYGKKIDMSDIEADPVIQWFDRYYDFTMCTLCFVIPSLIIHYGWNEPWDVAILSVIVRYVFTLNATFCVNSLAHMLGNKPYNKKFRAVENAGVSFFALGEGWHNYHHAFPWDYKAAELPSYGLNLTTAFIDFFASIGWAYNLKTPSKEVIERVSLSKGDGTASKWGVDYHQKKQEEEQKVR from the exons ATGTACAGTTCAACCGTGACGGAGTATGAGAATCCGCCGGATAAGAAAATCACGGATTCTGACGAGCCCACTGCGGAGATCGAAGCCCAGGAAGCTGAGCAGCCGATAATATGGTTTAATGTCTTTGGAATCGCCGCTCTCCACCTCATCGCTACGCACAGCGTCCTCTTTAAATGGCGCGAACCTCAGCTGTACACGTGGATTTTCA ATGTAGCCTGGATATTCGCTTCCGGAGTCGGGGTTACCGCAGGGGCTCATCGTTTATGGGCCCATCGAAGTTACTCCGCCAACTTGCCTCTCAGAATACTCCTGGCAACCTTATTCTGTATGATAGGACAG ACGCACATGCACAAGTGGATAAGGGATCACAGGACTCATCACAAATTCACGGAGACCAAGGCTGATCCGCACGACTCGCGGcgcggcttcttcttctcccaTGTCGGCTGGCTAATGATGAAGCGCCATCCAGCTGTCATAGAGTACGGCAAAAAGATCGACATGAGCGACATCGAGGCCGATCCCGTCATTCAGTGGTTCGACAG GTACTACGACTTCACTATGTGCACGCTCTGCTTCGTTATTCCGAGCCTGATAATTCACTACGGCTGGAACGAACCCTGGGACGTAGCCATTCTCTCCGTCATCGTGCGTTACGTCTTCACGCTGAACGCCACCTTCTGCGTAAACAGCCTGGCCCACATGTTGGGCAACAAGCCCTACAACAA GAAATTTAGAGCGGTAGAGAACGCTGGCGTATCCTTCTTTGCTCTGGGCGAGGGTTGGCACAACTACCACCACGCCTTCCCCTGGGACTACAAGGCAGCCGAGCTTCCGAGCTACGGCTTGAACTTGACCACGGCGTTCATCGACTTTTTTGCTTCGATAGGCTGGGCCTACAATCTCAAGACGCCCAGCAAGGAGGTCATCGAGAGGGTCAGTCTGAGCAAGGGCGACGGAACCGCCAGCAAGTGGGGCGTCGACTATCACCAGAAGAAACAAGAGGAAGAGCAAAAGGTTCGCTGA